The following DNA comes from Fervidibacillus albus.
GGATTTACCACTGCGGAAAAAACGTGGTTCGGGGTTAATCCGAATTACAAAACAATCAATGTGGAAAAGCAGATGGCAGATCCCGAATCGATTTTAAACTTTTACAAAAGGATGATTCGCCTTCGAAAAGAGCACGATGTATTTATTTACGGGACGTACGATTTGCTTTTTGAAGATGATCCGCAACTTTTCGTTTATACGCGGACGCTCGGAGGTGAGCTGGCGTTAATTATTTGCAATTTCCACGTACAACCGGTTCCTTTTGTTACTCCTTCTGAATTTAGAAGTCATAATTTTAATCTGCTGATGGCAAATTATTCCGATGTGGATCAAACTCTTCCGCACACTTTCGATTTACGTCCGTACGAAACCCGAATTTATTTGCGAAATACGTAGAAGAAAAAAAGGACTCGGTAACATTCGCCAGTCCTTCTTTTAGTTTTATAGGAAAAATTTTGTTGTTTCTATGTTTCAATGAAAATATTTCTAAACCCGAAAAAAATTGATATAATATGGCAAGGGATTTTCTTGAAAATGAATCGTAGTAAGGAGCATGAATATGAGCGGGCAAATCAGCAGTATGCAATCAGTTAGAAAAAAGGAAAAAATTTGGACGAAGGATTTTATTCTCATTTGTTTGGCAAACTTCTTCATATTTTTAGGTTTTCAAATGACGTTACCGACATTACCGCTTTTTGTCGAACAGCTCGGTGGAAATGACCAGATTATCGGTGTTGTCGTCGGTATTTTTACGTTTTCGGCACTGTTGATCCGTCCGTATGCAGGCCATGCGTTGGAGTCGAAAGGAAGAGGTTTTGTTTATTTGACGGGTTTAATTATATTCGTTTTGTCAGTCGGTAGTTATAGTATTATTTCCAGCATCTTTTTTTTGCTTGGTATGCGAATCATTCAAGGGGCTGGATGGGGGCTTTCAACGACAGCGACAGGAACGATTGCTTCGGATTTGATCCCACCGTCTAGAAGAGGGGAAGGGCTCGGATATTTTGGATTATCAGGGAATTTGGCCCTCGCCTTCGGACCGTCCCTCGGATTATTGTTAGTCGATGAGATTTCCTTTCATTTATTATTTCTTATTTGTGCCACATTAGGTTTGACTGCCTTTTTATTGTCTGTCCAAATTCGATTTAAAAAGGCGGTTCAGCATTCTGTTCAACCGACAGTCCACAAATGGGATGTTTATGAAAAATCTGCGTTGAAGCCGTCCAGTTTATTATTTTTCATTACCGCCACTTTCGGAGGCATCGCTTCTTTTTTACCTTTATATACTGTGCAAAAAGGTATAGAAGGCATTCAATGGTATTTCTTTATATATGCCGTCGCTTTAATGATTACGAGAACTTTCGCCGGTCAGTTATATGATCGGAAGGGTCATCGGGCGATTTTTTTACCGGGCGTTGCTTTGATATTTACGGCAATGCTTTTGCTCGCTTGGTTACCGAATAGTCTCGCTCTGTTTATTGCAGCCTTTTTATACGGCTTCGGTTTCGGGACCATTCAACCGGGATTGCAAGCTTGGGCGATTGACCAGGCACCGAAAGATCGAAAAGGAATGGCGAATGCCACGTTCTTTTCCTTTTTCGACCTTGGCATCGGAATCGGCGCAATGACTTACGGACAAATTAGTCATCTGTTCGGTTACCAAAGTATTTATTACACATCGGCCGTATCCGTTCTCCTATCCGCATGTATTTATTTATTCTATTTGAAAAAAGAACAAAATCATGCAAAAAGCTAATTCCTTTCTTTCGTTGAAGGGGAATACTATAATAAGGAATAGACAATTTCAAGGGATTATCACAATCGTGCATTCGGTATGTCCCATTGATCGAATGAAAGGAGTAATAAAATGAAAGCAAAAGTAAATTGGAAAGGAAACATGGCTTTTTCTGCCCAAGTTCCTTCTGGTCATGAAATTATACTCGACGCATCGGAGGAAGCCGGAGGAGAGGATCTTGGTCCGAGACCAGGAGAAATCGTTTTGGCTGCCGTGAGCGGATGTACGGGAATTGATATCGTTTCGATTTTGAAAAAGATGCGTTTAAATCCGACCTCTTTCCACATGGAATTGGAAGGGGAAAGGGCGGAAGAACATCCGAAAAAATATACCCGAATCCATATCCATTATGTTTTAGAAGGGGATCTTCCAGAAGACAAAGTCGTACGAGCAATTAAATTATCGAAAGACAAATATTGCTCCGTTTCCCATTCGTTAAAAGCAGAAATTGTTGCCAGTTATTCCATCAACGGCGTGAAGGGAAAAGAACAGCTATAAAATACAGAAATAGATAAATCGTTCGTTTAAAAAAGGCAGGAGATGAAAATGGTTTTCGTCCCTGCCTTTTTGCATCTATTTGAAAGTAGATCGTTGTCATTTATTCAATTTTAGTGGGAGCTTCCTATGTAATTTCCCAAGGGCAGTTTTCATTTCTCTGTTTCTTTTCCGACGATATCGGAGTAAAAAATCATATAACGGTATTTGAAGTCCATCATCCTCTTTTTCATCGTTACGTATATTTGCCTTCCGAGTTATTCAGTCTATTCAAATGGTGCTTTTATCGGTGAGTAAATGGGCACATGCTTCGGTTGATATTTTGAACAGTTTTTCTTAATGATTGGTTAACATTCGGAAAAATTGTGATAATAAAATTGAGGTGATAATTATGGGTGAAAAATTAAGTCGAGTCGCAATCGTTGGAACCGGATATGTGGGAGCGAGTTATGCCTTTGCGATGGTGAACCAAGGGATTGCATCGGAACTTTGTCTAATCGATATTAATCGGGAAAAGGCGATGGGTGATGTGATGGATTTGAACCATGGCCTTCCCTTTGCTCCGTCGCGAACGAAAATTTGGTTAGGAGATTATTCCGACTGTAAAGAGGCGGATATCGTCGTTTTAACCGCGGGAGCAAATCAAAAACGGGGTGAAACGAGACTCGATCTTTTAAATAAAAATACAAAAATATTTCAATCCATCGTCAATCAAGTGATGGAAGCGGGTTTTGATGGCATTTTTATCGTTGCGACAAATCCAGTAGACGTATTGTCATATGTCGTATGGAAAGTTTCCCGTATGCCAAAGGAAAAAGTAATCGGATCAGGAACGATTTTAGATACTGCTCGATTCCGTTTTTTACTAGGGGAATATTTTCAAGTCGATCCGAAAAATATCCATGCATATATTATTGGGGAGCACGGCGATTCGGAGTTACCGGTGTGGAGTAGTGCCGATGTGGGAGTCATTCCACTTTGTGATTATTTGAAGAAAAAGAAAGGATTTCAGCAATGTGATCTCGATGACATTTTCATTCATGTTCGGGATGCAGCGTATGAAATTATTGAAAAAAAGGAAGCGACTTATTATGCGATTGCCATGGCACTCGTTCGGTTAACAAAGGTGATATTAAATGATGAACATTCCATATTAACCGTATCCACTTATTTAGATGGGGAATACGGTCACGAGGATGTTTTTATCGGAGTTCCTTCCATTGTATCTAGACAAGGAATAAAGCAAATTTTAGAAATTGAATTGAACGATGGGGAGAAGAGTATGTTTAATCGTTCCGTCCAAATTTTAAAGGAAATGGCCGAAACGTTGGACTTGAAAAATCTAGAAAGGAAAAATTAAAGGCAGGGAAAACCCCGCCTTTTTTTATTTCCGTCCATTCATCTGCCTTCCACTTAATGGGGGAAAAAGGCGAGCTGAATAACGAATAGAACGGCAAAAATATACATGATTGGATGAATTTCCTTGCCTTTTCCCATCACGATTTTCAATAGCGGTAAAGATATAAATCCAAGGGCGATGCCGGTTGCGATACTCGAAGTGAGGGGCATGCATAAAATGACTAAAAAAGCAGGAAACGCCTCGTCAATTTCATCCCAATGAATTTTGGCGACATTCCCCATCATTAAGCTTCCGACGATTATTAAAGCCGGAGCGGTAATAGCTGATACGCTCGAGATGGCTCCGACGAACGGACCGAAAAAGGAAGCGATGAGAAAGAGTCCAGCAACGACAAGTGATGTCAGTCCTGTCTTACCCCCTGCAGCAACACCGGCAGTTGACTCGATATAAGCGGTTGTTGGACTCGTTCCGACAATCGCTCCGACCGTTGTCGCAACCGAATCGGACAGTAACGCTTCCTTTGCCCGTGGCATCGATTTTCCTTTTATAAAACCGGCTTGTTCACTCACACCGATCATCGTGCCGGTCGTATCAAAAATTGTCACGAGTAAAAAGGAAAAGACGACGGCGTAAAGGGAATGTTCGATCACATCCGTAATGGCAGTTATTGGATTGGCAATAATCAATCCTTCTGGTAATGACGGAAGGGAAAAGATTGCTCCGTCAAAGGTTAGTTGGCCTGTAATAAAGGCGACGATCGTCGTTATCATCATTCCGAGAAAAAGAGCACCGTTTACTTTTAATGCCATGAAAACTAATGTTATTGCCAAACCGAATAACGCCAATAGGACGGAAGGAGATTGGAGATCACCGAGCCCGATTAAATTCGTCGGATGGGCGGTAATGATCCCTGTATTTTTAAATCCGATAAAAGCGATGAATAAACCGATTCCCGCAGAAATTCCGTATTTCAAATTGTTCGGAATCGCCTCAATTAACATTTTCCGAAAGGATGTAACAGAAAGAAGAATAAAGATCAGACCTGCGACAAAGACAGCGGAAAAAGCCGTTGCATAATCAATTCCTCCGTATGAACCGACAACGGAGACGGCAAAGTATACATTCAATCCCATTCCAGGAGCAATGGCGATTGGATAGTTAGCAAATAACGCCATCCAAAGGGTTCCGACGACGGTTGCGATAATCGTTGCCGAAAATACTTGTTCAAATGAGATGCCCGTTCCTGATAAAATTGATGGATTTACAACGACAATATATACCATCGTAAAGAAAGTGGTTAGTCCGGCAAAAATTTCCGTTTTGACAGATGTATTATTTTCTTTCAGCTTAAACATGATGTCCTCCTAAACACGAACGATTTTTAGAACAATATCAATAATATTCGTTTTCAATGCAAACTGCAAGGAAAATTTCATAGGATTTTTTACTTTTCCTATTCAAAGGCTTGAAGATACAAAAAAATGATAGATTTTTAGAAAAAAACAATATATTCATAATAAAGAAAAAATATATTGAATAACATATAACGATATTTTATAATTACGTTAAGAAAGCGTTATATAAAGGTAGGTGAATCAAATGCCCTTAATGGCAAATTTGTACGAGGAACGGACGGAAAGGGAAAAATATGAACATTTTATGAAACGAATCGAAGCGGGGGAAAAGATCGAAACGGACGATTGGATGCCTGATGATTACCGGATGGCGTTAATTAAACTAATTTCGATGCACGGTATTAGTGAAATCATGGGCGCGCTTCCAGAGAAAGAATGGGTTCCGAAAGCACCGACGATTCATCGGAAATTAGGAATTATGGCGAAGGTACAAGATGAAATGGGTCACGGTCAGCTGTTGTTACGAGTTGCGGAAGATTTAATGAAGCCCCTTGGAAAATCGAGGGAACAGATTATGGAAGATTTATTTTCGGGAAAGTTAAAGTTTCATAATGTCTTTCATATGGAAGCACCGACTTGGGCTGATGCGGGAATCATCGCTTGGCTCGTGGACGGAGCAGCAATTATTACCCAGACGAATATGTTGAATGCTTCGTACGGTCCGTATTCGCGAGCCCTACATCGAATCTGTGCCGAAGAAGTGTTTCATGCTCAACACGGCGAAGCGATTGTGTTGGCATTGGCGGAAGGAACGGAAGAACAGAGGAATATGTTACAAGATGCTCTTAACCGTTGGTGGCCTTCCCTTTTAATGTTTTTCGGACCGAAAAGTGCAGCGACCACCGGTTCATCCAAGCAAGATATTACGATTAAATATAAAATCCGCACAAAAACGAACGAACAATTACGTCAACATTTTTTAACAAAATACGTACCTCGAATTCGTGCCCTCGGCTTGACAGTTCCCGATGAAACGCTACGTTATGATGAAGAGAAAAAGGAATGGATTTATCGCGAGCCGGATTGGAATGAATTTAAAAAAATTATTAAAAATGAAGGACCGAAATCGAAGGAAAGATTACAGTTGCGTAAAATCGCTTATGAAAATAATCGGTGGGTAAGGGAAGCCTTGCAATAAAGGATTCGGAAAGGGGAAAGACATGGTCGAAAAAAATAAAAATGAAAACGGATTTTATGAAGTGTTTGAAGTTTTTAGTAAGCGCTCTCATACGTCGCCGATGCAATATCAATTTAGTTTGCTGGCACCGAATCTAGAAATGGCCTTCATCTTGGCACAAGAAAATTTTATGCGTAGAGAGCCGGTCGTCGATCTTTGGGTTGTTAAGCGTTCGGATGTCCGAAAAATGACGGAAGCAGAACGAAATATGCTCGACAGAATCGATAATAAAACATATCGATTAACGAAAGGATACGGCTATTTACGAAAAAAATGGCGGGATTATGAACAGCGGATGTTCGATGAGAAGGAAATTTTCTCGTGGGGGGAAACGGGAGATGATAAACGTAAAAAATGCACTGGAAGCAAGGAAAAATAATAATTATTCCGATGT
Coding sequences within:
- a CDS encoding MFS transporter, with the translated sequence MSGQISSMQSVRKKEKIWTKDFILICLANFFIFLGFQMTLPTLPLFVEQLGGNDQIIGVVVGIFTFSALLIRPYAGHALESKGRGFVYLTGLIIFVLSVGSYSIISSIFFLLGMRIIQGAGWGLSTTATGTIASDLIPPSRRGEGLGYFGLSGNLALAFGPSLGLLLVDEISFHLLFLICATLGLTAFLLSVQIRFKKAVQHSVQPTVHKWDVYEKSALKPSSLLFFITATFGGIASFLPLYTVQKGIEGIQWYFFIYAVALMITRTFAGQLYDRKGHRAIFLPGVALIFTAMLLLAWLPNSLALFIAAFLYGFGFGTIQPGLQAWAIDQAPKDRKGMANATFFSFFDLGIGIGAMTYGQISHLFGYQSIYYTSAVSVLLSACIYLFYLKKEQNHAKS
- a CDS encoding OsmC family protein; translated protein: MKAKVNWKGNMAFSAQVPSGHEIILDASEEAGGEDLGPRPGEIVLAAVSGCTGIDIVSILKKMRLNPTSFHMELEGERAEEHPKKYTRIHIHYVLEGDLPEDKVVRAIKLSKDKYCSVSHSLKAEIVASYSINGVKGKEQL
- a CDS encoding NCS2 family permease, which produces MFKLKENNTSVKTEIFAGLTTFFTMVYIVVVNPSILSGTGISFEQVFSATIIATVVGTLWMALFANYPIAIAPGMGLNVYFAVSVVGSYGGIDYATAFSAVFVAGLIFILLSVTSFRKMLIEAIPNNLKYGISAGIGLFIAFIGFKNTGIITAHPTNLIGLGDLQSPSVLLALFGLAITLVFMALKVNGALFLGMMITTIVAFITGQLTFDGAIFSLPSLPEGLIIANPITAITDVIEHSLYAVVFSFLLVTIFDTTGTMIGVSEQAGFIKGKSMPRAKEALLSDSVATTVGAIVGTSPTTAYIESTAGVAAGGKTGLTSLVVAGLFLIASFFGPFVGAISSVSAITAPALIIVGSLMMGNVAKIHWDEIDEAFPAFLVILCMPLTSSIATGIALGFISLPLLKIVMGKGKEIHPIMYIFAVLFVIQLAFFPH
- a CDS encoding L-lactate dehydrogenase, whose protein sequence is MGEKLSRVAIVGTGYVGASYAFAMVNQGIASELCLIDINREKAMGDVMDLNHGLPFAPSRTKIWLGDYSDCKEADIVVLTAGANQKRGETRLDLLNKNTKIFQSIVNQVMEAGFDGIFIVATNPVDVLSYVVWKVSRMPKEKVIGSGTILDTARFRFLLGEYFQVDPKNIHAYIIGEHGDSELPVWSSADVGVIPLCDYLKKKKGFQQCDLDDIFIHVRDAAYEIIEKKEATYYAIAMALVRLTKVILNDEHSILTVSTYLDGEYGHEDVFIGVPSIVSRQGIKQILEIELNDGEKSMFNRSVQILKEMAETLDLKNLERKN
- the paaA gene encoding 1,2-phenylacetyl-CoA epoxidase subunit PaaA yields the protein MANLYEERTEREKYEHFMKRIEAGEKIETDDWMPDDYRMALIKLISMHGISEIMGALPEKEWVPKAPTIHRKLGIMAKVQDEMGHGQLLLRVAEDLMKPLGKSREQIMEDLFSGKLKFHNVFHMEAPTWADAGIIAWLVDGAAIITQTNMLNASYGPYSRALHRICAEEVFHAQHGEAIVLALAEGTEEQRNMLQDALNRWWPSLLMFFGPKSAATTGSSKQDITIKYKIRTKTNEQLRQHFLTKYVPRIRALGLTVPDETLRYDEEKKEWIYREPDWNEFKKIIKNEGPKSKERLQLRKIAYENNRWVREALQ
- the paaB gene encoding 1,2-phenylacetyl-CoA epoxidase subunit PaaB; this encodes MVEKNKNENGFYEVFEVFSKRSHTSPMQYQFSLLAPNLEMAFILAQENFMRREPVVDLWVVKRSDVRKMTEAERNMLDRIDNKTYRLTKGYGYLRKKWRDYEQRMFDEKEIFSWGETGDDKRKKCTGSKEK